In one Candidatus Poribacteria bacterium genomic region, the following are encoded:
- a CDS encoding SIS domain-containing protein — MLHSIRDALLEARDVLDRFIGNPENIATLAETAELIRDVFEQEGRVFTCGNGGSLCDAIHFAEECTGKFRSDRKPLPAIALGDAGHITCTANDFGFAEIFARPLLALGHPGDLLVVLSTSGNSENVVRAAVAAQSRGMKVFGVLGREGGCLKEHCDSYLIAPGDTADRIQEIHIKVLHILIEQVERLMFPKNY, encoded by the coding sequence ATTTTGCATAGCATCCGCGATGCGTTGTTGGAAGCGCGAGACGTGCTGGATCGATTTATCGGAAACCCTGAGAATATTGCGACCCTCGCGGAAACCGCAGAATTAATCCGAGATGTATTTGAACAGGAAGGTCGGGTCTTTACCTGTGGAAATGGTGGGAGTTTGTGCGATGCGATCCATTTTGCTGAGGAATGCACAGGTAAGTTTCGGAGCGATCGGAAGCCACTTCCAGCGATTGCACTCGGTGACGCGGGACATATCACTTGCACGGCGAACGATTTCGGATTCGCAGAGATCTTCGCACGTCCACTGTTGGCACTTGGACATCCCGGGGATCTGCTTGTGGTGCTCTCAACCAGCGGAAATTCTGAAAATGTTGTGCGTGCGGCGGTGGCGGCACAGTCTCGTGGGATGAAAGTGTTTGGGGTGTTGGGGAGAGAGGGTGGATGCCTCAAAGAACATTGCGATAGCTATCTGATTGCGCCAGGGGACACTGCGGATCGCATTCAGGAAATCCATATTAAAGTCCTCCATATTCTGATTGAACAAGTTGAACGGTTAATGTTTCCAAAGAATTATTGA
- a CDS encoding cation acetate symporter yields MNVEAWTFVMVALSFALYIGVALWSKARSTGDFYVAGSNVHPVVNGMATAADWMSAASFIAMAGMISFMGRDGSVYLLGWTGGYVLLALLLAPYLRKFGKYTVPDFVGDRYYSQLARIVAVVCAIFVSFTYVAGQMRGVGIVFSRFLSVNVETGVLIGMGIVFFYAVLGGMKGITYTQVAQYCVLIFAYLVPAIFISILITGNAIPQMGLMGKVTDGSGLYLLDRLNGLNEQLGFNRYTDGNKATIDVFFITAALMLGTAGLPHVIIRFYTVRKASEARISAGWALLFIALLYTTAPAVAIFARTNLLNTVSYEQNGELTDVKYEDAPDWFKNWEATGLIKFDDVNGDGAIQYRGPNSDVQNELTIDRDIMVLANPEIAKLPNWIVGLVAAGGLAAALSTAAGLLLVISTAVAHDLLKGTMMPTLQEKQELTAARIAAGVAVCIAGYFGINPPGFVAQVVAFAFGLAASSFFPAIVMGIFSKRMNKAGAVSGMIVGITFTAAYIIYFKFINPELNTSEHWLWGISPEGIGTLGMVLNFIVSITVAALTPPPPEEVQALVDDIRVP; encoded by the coding sequence ATGAACGTAGAAGCATGGACTTTCGTAATGGTGGCGCTCTCCTTCGCGTTGTATATTGGCGTGGCACTCTGGTCTAAGGCACGCTCGACGGGGGACTTCTATGTCGCTGGGAGCAACGTGCATCCGGTTGTGAACGGTATGGCGACAGCCGCGGATTGGATGAGCGCAGCGTCCTTTATCGCAATGGCAGGAATGATCTCGTTCATGGGACGCGATGGGTCGGTCTATCTACTCGGATGGACAGGAGGCTACGTCCTGCTGGCGTTGCTATTGGCGCCCTATCTCCGTAAATTCGGTAAGTATACCGTGCCCGATTTCGTGGGCGACCGATATTACTCGCAATTGGCTCGGATTGTCGCAGTGGTGTGTGCGATTTTTGTCTCGTTTACTTACGTGGCGGGACAGATGCGCGGGGTCGGCATTGTCTTTTCTCGGTTCCTGAGTGTCAATGTTGAGACCGGGGTGCTCATCGGCATGGGGATCGTGTTCTTTTATGCCGTGCTTGGCGGAATGAAAGGCATTACCTATACGCAAGTCGCACAATATTGTGTGCTGATTTTCGCGTATCTCGTGCCTGCGATTTTCATCTCTATCCTCATTACAGGCAACGCTATCCCGCAGATGGGACTGATGGGGAAAGTGACGGATGGTTCGGGACTTTATCTCCTTGATCGGCTCAACGGGCTGAACGAGCAATTGGGGTTTAACCGCTATACAGATGGCAATAAAGCCACGATTGATGTCTTTTTTATCACGGCGGCGTTGATGCTGGGAACGGCAGGGCTGCCGCACGTGATTATCCGATTCTATACCGTGCGAAAGGCATCTGAAGCGCGGATTTCCGCGGGGTGGGCACTCCTGTTCATCGCCCTTCTCTATACGACTGCACCGGCGGTGGCTATCTTTGCACGCACAAACCTGCTCAATACTGTCAGTTATGAACAGAACGGTGAATTGACGGATGTGAAATATGAGGACGCACCAGACTGGTTTAAGAATTGGGAGGCAACAGGTCTGATTAAATTTGACGATGTGAACGGGGATGGCGCGATCCAGTACCGGGGTCCAAACTCGGATGTTCAGAATGAATTGACGATTGATCGAGACATCATGGTGCTGGCGAATCCTGAGATTGCGAAACTCCCGAACTGGATTGTCGGCTTAGTGGCTGCTGGGGGTTTAGCAGCAGCCCTCTCGACCGCCGCAGGTTTGCTATTGGTCATCTCCACCGCAGTTGCGCATGATCTTCTGAAAGGGACGATGATGCCAACGCTACAGGAAAAACAGGAATTGACTGCTGCGCGTATTGCGGCGGGTGTCGCCGTGTGTATCGCAGGGTATTTCGGCATCAATCCACCCGGATTCGTAGCACAAGTCGTGGCGTTCGCCTTCGGTCTCGCGGCGAGTTCGTTTTTCCCCGCGATTGTGATGGGCATCTTCTCGAAACGCATGAACAAAGCCGGAGCGGTCAGTGGCATGATCGTCGGTATCACCTTTACAGCGGCGTATATCATCTATTTCAAGTTCATCAATCCAGAATTAAACACATCGGAACATTGGTTATGGGGTATTTCACCGGAAGGGATCGGAACCCTCGGTATGGTGCTAAACTTCATTGTCTCTATCACTGTTGCTGCGCTGACACCACCGCCCCCGGAGGAGGTCCAAGCACTCGTTGATGACATCCGGGTTCCATAG
- a CDS encoding type II toxin-antitoxin system VapC family toxin, which yields MIKYEAIKPKVYIATTVVSYLVARPSNDVTLAERQRATRALWENYSDTFEFIVSDIVITEIRQGNKHIVNETKRQHIDQVCQVAGYQPIILCTPAELIEGIQMKEEQHPPMDPVLEECYRMKAEFNARFKTMQELVDYLKAENIKNKAEGWKYISPPPTKRHNQT from the coding sequence ATGATAAAATATGAAGCAATAAAGCCTAAAGTGTACATCGCAACGACAGTCGTTAGTTACTTAGTAGCGCGCCCCAGCAACGATGTAACCTTAGCCGAGCGGCAAAGAGCGACACGAGCGTTGTGGGAGAACTATTCCGATACCTTCGAGTTTATCGTTTCCGATATAGTTATCACTGAAATTAGACAAGGCAATAAACATATTGTAAACGAGACGAAGCGGCAGCATATTGATCAGGTTTGTCAAGTCGCTGGATACCAACCTATAATTCTCTGCACTCCCGCAGAGTTAATTGAGGGGATACAAATGAAAGAGGAACAACACCCACCCATGGATCCCGTTCTTGAAGAATGCTATCGGATGAAAGCAGAATTCAACGCCCGGTTCAAAACCATGCAGGAACTTGTCGATTATTTGAAGGCAGAAAATATAAAGAACAAAGCGGAAGGTTGGAAATATATATCGCCACCGCCAACCAAACGCCACAACCAAACCTGA
- a CDS encoding DUF4212 domain-containing protein: MESAEKNKAYWRKNLQYLAILLGIWFITSYLCSVVFVEQLDKIRIGGCPLGFYFAQQASIWIFVELIFVYAWLMNRLERRYSQREAEEDTDQI; the protein is encoded by the coding sequence ATGGAGTCAGCGGAAAAAAATAAGGCGTATTGGCGAAAGAACCTCCAATATCTCGCTATTTTATTGGGAATTTGGTTTATTACCTCATATCTCTGCTCGGTAGTGTTCGTAGAGCAGTTGGACAAAATCCGTATTGGCGGCTGTCCGCTGGGTTTCTATTTCGCACAACAGGCATCAATTTGGATTTTCGTTGAGCTCATCTTCGTTTATGCATGGTTGATGAACCGATTAGAGCGACGATATAGTCAGCGCGAAGCCGAGGAGGACACAGATCAAATATGA